A part of Aegilops tauschii subsp. strangulata cultivar AL8/78 chromosome 2, Aet v6.0, whole genome shotgun sequence genomic DNA contains:
- the LOC109764355 gene encoding endogenous alpha-amylase/subtilisin inhibitor → MSSRRVGLLFISLLAIALSCSADPPPVHDTDGNELRADANYYVLPANRAHGGGLTMAPGHGRRCPLFVSQEADGQRDGLPVRIAPHGGGAPSDKIIRLSTDVRISFRAYTTCVQSTEWHIDSELVSGRRHVITGPVRDPSPSGRENAFRIEKYSGAEVHEYKLMACGDSCQDLGVFRDLKGGAWFLGATEPYHVVVFKKAPPA, encoded by the coding sequence ATGAGTAGCCGCCGTGTTGGACTCCTCTTCATCTCCCTTCTGGCCATCGCCCTCTCGTGCAGCGCGGATCCGCCGCCGGTGCACGACACGGACGGCAACGAACTGCGCGCCGACGCGAACTACTACGTCCTCCCGGCCAACCGCGCCCATGGCGGGGGGCTCACGATGGCGCCCGGCCACGGGCGCCGCTGCCCGCTCTTCGTCTCGCAGGAGGCCGACGGGCAGCGCGACGGCTTGCCCGTGCGCATCGCCCCGCACGGCGGCGGCGCGCCGTCCGACAAGATAATTCGGCTGTCGACCGACGTCCGCATCTCCTTCCGCGCCTACACGACGTGCGTGCAGTCCACCGAGTGGCACATCGACAGCGAGCTGGTGTCCGGCCGCCGGCACGTGATCACCGGCCCGGTCAGGGACCCGAGCCCGAGCGGCAGGGAGAACGCCTTCCGCATCGAGAAGTACAGCGGCGCGGAGGTGCACGAGTACAAGCTCATGGCATGCGGGGACTCGTGCCAGGACCTCGGCGTGTTCAGGGACCTCAAGGGCGGCGCGTGGTTCCTGGGCGCCACTGAGCCGTACCATGTCGTCGTGTTCAAGAAGGCGCCGCCCGCCTGA
- the LOC109764356 gene encoding GEM-like protein 4 has protein sequence MKSSSGGHVVGVPVTSKAYGIEEKAPSARDGQSFRKADGDHLAVSLTNPSPYTSFGYKHSSKGQVVHWVSKLSRRAQGFREHVTLGPKISETVKGKLSLGAKILQAGGIERVFRKAFTAEKGERLVKALQCYLYTTGGPIAGMLFVSTKRIAFRSDRPVTVTSPKGDVARVSYKVVVPLKRIDKVRPSENFDRPEEKYIHVATVDGFEFWFMGFVSYQRSCKYMQQVIGGGAELQ, from the exons ATGAAGTCGAGCAGCGGCGGCCATGTCGTGGGAGTCCCGGTGACCTCCAAGGCGTACGGGATAGAGGAGAAGGCGCCGTCGGCCAGGGACGGCCAGTCGTTCAGGAAGGCGGACGGCGATCACCTTGCTGTCTCCTTGACGAATCCTAGCCCCTACACGTCTTTCGGCTACAAGCACA GCAGCAAGGGTCAGGTTGTCCACTGGGTGAGCAAGCTGAGCAGAAGGGCGCAAGGCTTCCGTGAGCATG TGACCCTGGGTCCCAAGATATCTGAGACCGTGAAGGGGAAGCTGAGCCTGGGGGCCAAGATCCTGCAGGCCGGCGGGATCGAGCGCGTGTTCCGGAAGGCCTTCACGGCCGAGAAGGGCGAGCGGCTGGTGAAGGCGCTGCAGTGCTACCTCTACACCACCGGCGGCCCCATCGCCGGGATGCTCTTCGTCTCCACCAAGAGGATCGCCTTCCGCAGCGACCGGCCCGTCACTGTCACCTCCCCCAAGGGCGACGTGGCGCGCGTCTCCTACAAGGTGGTCGTCCCGCTCAAGCGGATCGACAAGGTGCGGCCCAGCGAGAACTTCGACCGGCCGGAGGAGAAGTACATCCACGTCGCTACCGTCGACGGCTTCGAGTTCTGGTTCATGGGCTTCGTCAGCTACCAGAGGTCCTGCAAGTACATGCAGCAGGTcatcggcggcggcgcggagctGCAATGA